One window from the genome of Cryobacterium sp. GrIS_2_6 encodes:
- a CDS encoding peptide chain release factor 3 has protein sequence MTQPTTGVPTTGAPATEITAEARRRRTFAVISHPDAGKSTLTEALLLHAHAITTAGATHGKAGRRGTVSDWMAMEQARGISVTSAAIQFEYRDRVINLVDTPGHADFSEDTYRVLSAVDAAVMLVDASKGLEVQTMKLFDVCRQRNLPVITVINKWDRPGLDALALMDEIRTRTGLLPTPLTWPVGVAGDFRGVIDRSTEEFIRFTRTAGGATAADSDRVPFDVAATEEGEAWVTATEESELLGEEGQDHDEATFLANQTTPVLFAAAVLNFGVQHILDTLVDFAPAAEARVDAAGGHRPVASPFSGFVFKVQSGMNASHRDYVAFVRVCSGQFRRGMIVTHAASGRPFATKYAQHLFGREREVADEAWPGDIVGLVNASALRVGDSIFESEPVEFPPLPMFAPEHFRAVRSADSSKHKQFRRGIDQLDHEGVIQVLRSDLRGDQAPVLGAVGPMQFEVVEERMTHDFGAAIRSESLPYQIARRTNRESAEILGHDRQVEVLMRSDGTLLALFSTPWRLRNTVRDHPELMLEDLAAGALEPAASA, from the coding sequence ATGACGCAGCCCACCACCGGCGTGCCGACGACCGGCGCACCCGCGACGGAGATCACCGCAGAGGCGCGCAGGCGGCGCACCTTTGCCGTGATCAGCCACCCCGACGCGGGAAAGTCGACCCTCACCGAGGCGCTCCTCCTGCACGCGCACGCCATCACGACGGCGGGCGCGACCCACGGCAAGGCCGGCCGCCGCGGGACCGTGAGCGACTGGATGGCGATGGAGCAGGCCCGTGGCATCTCGGTGACGAGCGCGGCGATCCAGTTCGAATACCGCGACCGCGTGATCAACCTCGTCGACACCCCCGGCCACGCCGACTTCTCCGAAGACACCTACCGGGTCCTGTCCGCCGTCGACGCCGCCGTGATGCTCGTCGACGCGAGCAAGGGCCTCGAGGTGCAGACCATGAAGCTCTTCGACGTCTGCCGTCAGCGAAACCTGCCCGTGATCACCGTGATCAACAAGTGGGACCGGCCCGGCCTCGACGCTCTCGCCCTGATGGACGAGATCCGCACCCGCACCGGACTGCTCCCGACGCCGCTGACCTGGCCGGTCGGAGTGGCCGGCGACTTCCGCGGCGTCATCGACCGGTCGACCGAGGAGTTCATCCGCTTCACCCGCACGGCCGGCGGCGCGACCGCCGCCGACAGCGACCGGGTGCCGTTCGACGTCGCCGCGACCGAGGAGGGCGAGGCCTGGGTCACCGCGACCGAGGAATCCGAACTGCTCGGCGAGGAAGGCCAGGACCACGACGAGGCCACGTTCCTCGCCAACCAGACCACCCCCGTGCTCTTCGCCGCGGCCGTGCTCAACTTCGGCGTGCAGCACATCCTCGACACCCTCGTGGACTTCGCCCCTGCCGCGGAGGCCCGCGTCGACGCGGCCGGCGGGCACCGCCCGGTGGCGTCACCGTTCTCCGGCTTCGTGTTCAAGGTGCAGTCCGGCATGAACGCCTCGCACCGGGACTACGTCGCCTTCGTGCGGGTCTGTTCCGGCCAGTTCCGCCGCGGAATGATCGTCACCCACGCCGCGAGCGGCCGGCCCTTCGCGACCAAGTACGCCCAGCACCTCTTCGGACGCGAACGCGAAGTGGCCGACGAAGCGTGGCCCGGCGACATCGTCGGGCTCGTCAACGCGTCGGCACTCCGGGTCGGCGACTCCATTTTCGAGAGCGAACCCGTCGAGTTCCCGCCGCTGCCGATGTTCGCGCCCGAGCACTTCCGTGCTGTGCGCTCCGCGGACAGCAGCAAGCACAAGCAGTTCCGGCGCGGCATCGACCAACTCGACCACGAGGGCGTCATCCAGGTGCTCCGCAGCGACCTGCGCGGCGACCAGGCCCCGGTGCTCGGCGCCGTCGGCCCGATGCAGTTCGAGGTCGTCGAGGAACGCATGACGCACGACTTCGGCGCCGCGATCCGTTCGGAGTCGCTCCCCTACCAGATCGCCCGCCGCACCAACCGGGAGAGCGCCGAGATCCTCGGCCACGACCGGCAGGTCGAGGTGCTGATGCGCTCCGACGGGACTCTCCTCGCCCTGTTCAGCACCCCGTGGCGGCTGCGCAACACGGTCCGCGACCACCCAGAGCTGATGCTCGAGGACCTCGCCGCCGGCGCCCTGGAGCCGGCGGCCTCGGCCTAG
- a CDS encoding HNH endonuclease signature motif containing protein, with translation MLTDVLLSGVTPDGLGAGVAAQVNVTVPVLTLLGTSEEPGYLAGYGPIDPDTARRLAAGAPSFTRLLTNPETGVVLSMGRDTYKPPAALKTWLEVRDETCTFPGCRRSAKRSDLDHSVEWQHGGETDAMNLAHLCPYHHAVKSYTRWTPKHLGDGRIEWTSPAGYSYIVEPSADMRPPRHPTPVPKPPAPFVDVWTLDPTPEDPDDPTPF, from the coding sequence GTGCTCACCGACGTGCTGCTCAGCGGGGTCACCCCGGACGGTCTCGGTGCCGGGGTGGCCGCGCAGGTCAACGTCACCGTTCCCGTGCTGACCTTGCTGGGCACGAGCGAGGAACCCGGGTATCTGGCCGGGTACGGACCCATCGACCCCGACACCGCCCGGCGTCTCGCGGCCGGGGCGCCGAGCTTCACCCGGCTCCTCACCAACCCCGAGACCGGGGTCGTGCTCTCCATGGGACGCGACACCTACAAACCGCCAGCCGCGCTCAAGACATGGCTTGAGGTGCGGGATGAAACCTGCACCTTCCCCGGGTGCCGGCGCTCCGCGAAGCGCTCAGACCTGGACCACAGCGTGGAGTGGCAGCACGGCGGTGAGACGGACGCGATGAACCTCGCCCATCTCTGCCCGTATCACCACGCGGTGAAGAGCTACACGAGGTGGACACCCAAGCACCTCGGCGACGGCCGCATCGAATGGACGTCCCCGGCCGGGTACAGCTACATCGTGGAACCCTCAGCGGACATGAGACCACCCCGACATCCCACGCCCGTACCCAAACCGCCGGCCCCGTTCGTGGATGTCTGGACCCTCGACCCCACACCCGAAGACCCCGACGACCCGACACCGTTCTGA